The genomic interval GGTCGGGCGGTCGGTCCTGAGATTGGCGCCGGACGTTGTGTAGTTTCCGACCGTACCAGGGATGTAGCGCAAGCCACAAGCATTGTAGATCAAGCACGTATCGTTGGCGTTGAACGCATCGCTACGGTAGTAGCTGAACACGCTGCCATGCCAATCATTGCCGCCACGCTTTTGGACGACGTTCACAACGCCGCCGAGCGCGCCACCGAACTCAGCTTCGAATCCGCCGGTCTTAATCTGGACTTCCTGAATGAACTCCATCGGAACGTTATTGCCAGAACCACCACCGGTGACTCCCGTGGTGTCCATGCCTTCTGACATGTACGTGTTTTCCGAGTCCGAAGCGCCATCGATCTGGTAACCAGTAGCGCCGGCAGCACCCGTCAGCGAACCGCCACGCGTAGTGGAGGTCAGCGGCTCCTGGCGAGCGCCAGGGGCGAACGGGATGAGCGACTCAAAGGAGCGGCCCTTAGGAATGCTATTGAGAACTTCCGAGGAAACGGTGACGGCGACCTTGGACTGTGTCGTGTCAACCATCGGAGCAACGCCTGAAACTTCGACGACCTGCTCATTGCCGCCAATTTCGAGCTTCAGGTCGATTGTGGGGAGCTTGCCGACTTCCAGCTTGATACCAGCAAGTTTGCTGGTACGAAAGCCTGCTGCTGTCGTGGTGATCAGGTACTCACCGGGAGGCAGGTGGGTAAAACGGTAATATCCGCTGCCATCGGTCTCCATTTTTTTGGAACCGATCAGTGCGCGGCCAGTCACTTCCACAGTAGCCTTCGACACCACAGCGCCGGTCGGGTCCTTCACGGTACCCTGAATGCCGGCTGTGGTTTCCTGGGCGACTGCGCTCGCGACGAGCAACAGCACTACCAGTAGCCATACGAATTTCTTCATGAGCCAAATCCTCCTATAGGATTCGTGTCTTTGTGGGAAACGGAATAGGCAAGCGACGTCAGATGGCTCGAAAGTCGAGTCCCCAGACGTTCACTGCCTCCTGAAAACGTGAACGGTGTTGCATATACAGAGAAACGGTTGCCCCACAGAGAGCAACTCACCATCCAAAGACAACGCTCCAGAGTTCCTGTGTTTACAACAACTAACGATTTCCACAGGGCAGTTTTCTACTGAAAAATGGATTGTTGCTGGTTCGCTTATGAGAAATGTAGAGCGTCAAGGCTTCCGAGGGTGGCGCAGGAAGATCTCAAGCCAGGCGAAAGCTAAGGTCGCAACGACTCAGGCGCGACTACGGCTGAGGGGTTCTTCGGAGGAAATAGTCGATTTGGACAAAAAAAGAGGGCCGGTTGCCCGGCCCCCACAGTTGATCTTCTAACTGATTAGAAGCTGAAAGAATTAGAAGCTGAAACGTACCTTGAAGCGCATCGTACGGCCGACCTGGAACAGGTTGGCTGCGCCGTACTGCGAATTCAAGACAGTCGTTGGTTCCAGGCTGTTTGCCTGGGCCTGCCAGTTGAAGCCCGTCATCAGGCTCTTATAGTCCACACCCGCACAATCTGTAGGCAATGGGCTGATCTGGCAATGAGCGGTAAGGCCAGCAGTCGGCTGTAGTGAACCGGTGCTGAACAGGTTTGTATCGGTGCTGAGAACTGAGTGCTGGTTGAAGACGTTCGTTACGTTCGCTTCAAAGCCGAGCTTCAGGTTCTCATTCGTCTTGCTGATGTGGAAATCCTGAACAAAGTTCAGGTCAAGCTGGCTGAACATCGGGGTGCGAAGCTTCACGGGCTTACCAAAAGTGACCACGCCGGTGCCGGAAGTACGAGTCGCCGGGACGAACATGCCGCGACCTTCCGGATACTGGTTAGCACCGTAAGCGTCGAAGTAGGTCGTCAGCGGCGTGCCCTGGTACCACTGCTGGGTCAAGCCGATCAGGCTTTCGTGATTGCCCCACCACTTCAGGTGATACCAGCCATAGGCCTTGAAGGTGTTAGGACGATCGGTTGCGAGCGGGCCATCGATGACGCGTCCGTAAGAATCGAACTGCATCCATGGCTCGTCGAAGGCGCGTTCAACGTTCGGCGACGAACGACCGGTCGAGCTGTCCGCCGTATCGGTCGAAGACAGACCGCTGTAGTTGCCGGACAGTTTGCTGTACGTGTAGGACAAGCTGCCGAACCACTTGTCGGAAGCGCGCTTCGTGAGTCGGATTTCCAGGGCGTCGTAGTTACGGACTGCCTTGGGCTGAACCGGGCAATTTACGCAGTTAATAGAATCAACCGGCTGCCTGTTGATTCCGGTGCCGGGGTTGATGATATAGAACTGCTCGCCGGCAGCCGTGAGCAGGCCAGCATCTTCGATGGTCTGGTCAAGGCGCTTGCGCGAGTAACGGGTTTCGAGTCCGATCACGGGTGTGATGGCGTAGTCAGCACCAAACACCATTTCGTGCTGCTTCATCGGCTCCAGGTTCGGATCGATACGGACGTTGGTAGGATCGTTGGACGAGGTCCGGAAATCCTTGTTTTCGATGAAACGCAGGCCGGCCGGATCGCCACCAACAAAGTTGGCGCCACCTGTCGGATTGCAGAAGTGACCATTGGCCCCGCGGGTAGGCACGTACTTCGTGTAGTCCGGGTCGTCCATGGCATATACGCAATCATGCCAGTAGTCGCCACCGAAAGAACCGCGCGGCATTTCATACTTCATGATGTCGAAGAAGTAACCGAAGCTGCCGTATACCTTGAACTTACCGTTCTGTAACACATCCCATGATCCACCCAGGCGAGGAGCGATCTTGTCGCTGAAGCCGAAGGCGATTCCGGGGGCGGAATTGTAGGAAGGAACTGCTTCCTTGTCTGCGCGGACACCGATGTTCAGCGTGATGCCTTTGCCGATCGTCCAGGCGTCCTGCAGGTAAAGCGCGTGGTTGGCGCTGCTAGCCGATCCGACCAGACCGTATTCACGGAAGTTAACGGTACCCCAGAGTCCCTGGCACGAATTGCCCGCGGCGTCGCCGCCAGGATTCCAACCTTGGGCTACGTTTCCAGCCGTGATGGCCTGACATACTGACTTATTGGAAGGAAGAACGGTATACGGCCTGCCGTACGCCAGATAAGCTTGCGAGGTGATGTAACCATTTATGGTGCTGTTGCTGAGACGGTTCTGCGCATACCCGCCCTTTACGTTGTGCGTGCCGAAGAAACCCTTCTTGAACCAGGCAAGATCCTGTGTGAACGATTTGCGCTGGAACTTATCGTAGAGGGTCTGCAAATTGACGCCCATGCTGTTGAAGCCGCGGGTCATCGCGAAGTCGTCCGGAATTGGAGTGCCGTCCAGAGCTTCAATGCCGATGCTCGAAAGAGCGCCATAAGCTATTCCGGAGATGTAGTTTGAGTCTCTCCAGCGGTAGCGGACACCGGTTGGTAGACCACGATCCTGATAATCGCTGTAGAAGCGCCCAAAGCGCGTGGTTGCAATCAAGTTGTTGGTAAGCGTAATGTCCGCGCCGGTGTTGAAGATGATATTCGGCTGGACGTTGCCGATCCCGGAATTGTAATCGTCAGGATTCGCGCTTGCTAAGTCGTTGGACTTGCCGAAAGCATCGTCAGCATTTGGCATGCTGATGCCGCTATTGCGGTCATACGAATACTGCCACGATCCAAACACGCGGATCTTGGACGTAACCAGTGCATCAAGACGAGCAAGCGAGTAGTAGGTTTCTTCGTTGTTGAAGAACTTGCGTTCTCCCGCGTCCATCTTCACCGTGCGGGTGATTCGGTCGATGCGCGGAACCGCACTGGCAAATGCCCAGATACGATCCTTCACAAGGTAGCCGCCTACTTCGAAGCCGGGCTCAATTGTGCGCCGGTGATCCTTCTTGGGCTGCACGTACTCGAACGGCCCGCCGAGACGGCAGGTGTTAGAGGCTACACAACCAGGTTTGCTGATGGGATCGACTTCGTTATCCGAGTCTGTGTAACGGGTATAACGATTGGGCGCGGAATTGAAGATGTCGCCGGCATAATAGCTGAAAATGCTGCCGTGCCACGCATTGCTGCCGCGCTTCTGAATGACATTCACCACGCCGCCGAGTGCGCCGCCGTACTCAGCCTCAAAGCCAGAGGTCTTGACCTGGACTTCCTGGATGAACTCGAACGGAGCGTTGGTTCTGGTCTGACCAGTCTGAACGTCGCTGGTTTCCTGACCTTCCATCAAGAATGAGTTTTCCGAGCCCGAAGCACCATCGATCTGGTAACCGGCGATGCCGGTCGCGCGATCGGCCTGCAAAGGCTCGTTGCGGGCGCCAGGAGCAAACTGAATAACCGACTGGAACGAACGGCCCTTCGGAATGCCGGCGATGATGTCGGAAGTTACGTTGGTCTGAACCTTGGACTGGGCAACGTCGACGATCGGGGCTTCGCCCGAAACCTCAACTACCTGCTCGTTGCCGCCGACTTCAAGCTTCAAATCGATCGTGGGGAGCTTACCGACTTCCAATTTAATACCAGCAAGTTTGCTGGTGCGGAAACCCGCTGCTGTTGTCGTGATGGTGTATTCGCCCGGGGGCAGGTTGGCAAAACGGAAATAACCGCTATTGTCGGTTTCAACCTTCTTAGTGCCGATGAGTGCAGGGCCTGCCACTTCGACTGTAGCCTTGGACACCACAGCGCCGGTTGGGTCCTTCACAGTACCCTGAATGCCGGCGGTGGTTTCCTGGGCAACTGCGCTCGCAACGAGCAACAGAGCTACCAGGAGCCATACGAGTTTCTTCATGAGCAATTCCTCCTACAGGAATTCGTGTCTTTGCGGGAAACGGAAATAGGCAAGTGACGCCAGATCGTCTCGAAAAGCGAGAACTCTGACGTTCATTTGCCTCCTCAGAAACGTGAAACGGTTTGAAAAATATGCAAATCGTGTACTCACAAAGTGCAACTCACGTTCCAAACACAAAAATTCAGAGCTCGTTTGTTCTCAACAGCTACAAAGTTTTGCACAGTTGGATATTTACCAAAAAATGGATGTTCGAAGGTTTCTATTAAAAAATGGATTTCAATGAAGCTTGCGGTGTGCACAAAATTGCATATACATTGGCGGGTGTAGTCCGGAACTCAACGATTCAATCCAGATTTAGAAACACTATCGCGCTTCATTGCGCCCGAACGATTGTGCCCGGGGCGAAGGGCGCTCCGATGCCGGCCCGATCCCCTCAGGACGGCAACGAACTTCGGATGATGGCGTCCGCTGCTCCCGATAAACGCATTGACTGCGTGAGCTTCTAAATCTAGTCTTCCGTGTTCTCTCTTCGTTCGAAATTTTGACTTCAGAGGTACATGGATGCGCATCGCTCGCCGACTGCTCTTCGTCATAGTCCTGCTTGTCGTTGCAGGGTATTCGCAGACGACATACCAGAAACCACCGAAGGAAATCCTGGATGTACTGAACGCGCCTCCTACCCCGACCGGCGTGCTGAGCCCGTCGCAAGCGCAGATGATTTTGGCGCAAGGGGTTCGCTATCCCGCTGTTGCGGAACTGGCGCAACCGATGCTGAGACTAGCCGGAATCCGCATAAACCCTGCGACGAACGGACTACATCTTTCGCCACGTTTCGTCGGATACACGCTCAAATGGTTGGCGGACGGACACGAGGTGAAGGTGGCGGTTCCGGTAGACGCGAACATGAGCGCTCCACGATGGAGTCCCGATGGGAAGCAGTTCCTCTTCACGAACACTTCCAAAACCGCCGTTGAGTTGTGGATTGGTGACGCAGCCACGGGCAAGATACGCCCGGCGAAAGGCTTGCGCCTCAGCGCGGTAACGGACGATGTGGCGCAGTGGATGCCGGACAGCAAAACGGTGCTGGTGAAGATGGTTCCGGCAGACCGTGGCGCGGCTCCAGCGAAAGCAGGCGCGCCAGTTGGCCCTAATGTGCAGGAGAGCACAGGCAACGCAGCTCCGGCACCGACCTATCAGGACATGTTGCAGAACGCATACGACGAAGCGCAGTTCGATTATTACGCGACGGCGCAACTGGCCAGTGTGGACTCGACGACGTTGAAGGCGACCCCAATCGGGAAACCGGCGATTTACCTGGAAGTGACGCCCTCTCCCGACGGCCAGCATTTGTTGCTGGAGCGCGTGCACCGGCCCTATTCGTATCTGCATCCGGCCGAGGATTTCCCGAAGGATGTGGAGGTTTGGGATCGCACCGGCAAATTGCAATACACGGTCGCGAAACTTCCATTGCAGGACAACGTTCCCATTGACGGCGTTGCGACTGGACCTCGTAGATACGCGTGGCGTCCGAACCAGGCCGCAACACTCTACTGGGCAGAGGCGCTGGACGAAGGCAATCCGAAGAAAAAGGTGCCACATCGCGACCGACTGGCAATGCTGAAAGCACCGTTCTCGGGCGCTCCTATAGAGATAATCAAAATCGAAAACCGTTTGATGAACATTGCCTGGGGCGAGAGCGCGGGCGTATTCGTGACGGACTACGAGCGCGACAAGCGCTGGGTCCGCACGATGCTGGTCGATCCCGAGAAACCCGCCAGCGAGCCGAAGTTGTTATGGAGCCGCAGCAACCAAGATCGCTATAACGATAAGGGCACGCCGTTGACGCGTCCGTTGGCCAACGGATTCCCCGCGGTCGTGCAGGACGGGGATTCGATTTTCCTGGCTGGAGTCGGAGCTTCGCAGGATGGCGACCGTCCCTTCCTCGACAGGTTCAGCGTGACGACGCTGGAGTTGAAGCGTTTATTCCGCAGCGAGGCGGAAGGCTATGAAGCGGTTGTCGCGTTGCTGTCTGGCGACGGTACGCGATTCCTGACGCTGAAGGAATCACTGATGACTCCGCCGAACTACTACGTTCGCACGGCAACAGAGGCGAAAGCGGTTACGAACTTCTCCGATCCGACACCGCAGATCCGCCAGATCAAGAAGCAACGTGTAACTTACAAGCGCGAAGATGGCGTGCAACTGTCGTTCACGCTCTATCTGCCGCCGAATTACAAAGAGGGCACGCGGCTTCCGACCATCGTGTGGGCGTATCCGCTGGAGTACAACGACGCTGGAACGGCGGGACAGGTGAGCGGCTCGACACAGCGCTTTACGACGCTGGTTGGCATTTCGCATCTTTTCCTTGTGCTTCAAGGCTACGCTGTGCTGGACAACGCGGCGATGCCGGTGATCGGGGCTCCGGAGACGGTCAATAACACATTCGTGCAGCAGATCCTGGCCGACGCAAAGGCCGCGATCGACAAGGCTGTCGAGATGGGCGTAACCGATTCCAATCGCGTGGGAGTTGGAGGGCACAGCTATGGTGCCTTTATGACGGCAAACCTGCTCGCTCACAGCGACCTGTTCAAGGCGGGCGTAGCGCGCAGTGGCGCGTATAACCGCACGCTCACTCCGTTCGGATTCCAGAGCGAGCGGCGCACTTTCTGGGAGGCGAAGGATACGTACCTGACGATGTCTCCATTTCTCGTGGCGGACAAAATCAGGACGCCCATCCTGCTGATTCATGGCGAGGCCGATAACAATACGGGAACGTTCCCCATTCAATCGGATCGCATGTACCAGGCGATTCGCGGCAATGGCGGCACGGTGCGCTATGTGACGCTGCCATTCGAGTCGCACGGATACTCGGCGCGTGAGAGCACAGAACATACCCTGTGGGAGATGATCACCTGGTTCGACAAGTGGGTGAAGAATGCTCCGGAGAAAACACTAGCCACCGGTAAGTAGTGGGCATGTCGCCGGCGGTCAGTTGCCGGCATGAGGCGAACCGGCGAGGCACAAGCAAAGGGCCGCAGAAGATATCTGTGGCCCTTTCGCTTTGGTTGAGTGGTACATGGCGCAAGAAACTCCCCATATCTCGCTAAACAAAATGATGGCGCCCCTCATCTGCCTTCCACCGCGACTCAAACTCCGCCTCGCAACAGTAGTGCCGCGTCCCTCTCTGCCGTGCTACCGTTGACTCTAAGGCTATGAACAGGTCAAGCATGTCTGAAACGCTAAGCGATGCGAAGGTCCAGAGCCATTCCGGATTACATTTCCGGCGAGTCATGGCTTCTGAAAAGGTCAGCGATACGAACAACCAAAGGCACCTCGGCTTCGATCTCCTGCGGGTCGTGGCCACGTATATGGTTATTCAGATCCATACGGGAGAGTTCTACTACATTGGGAGCGGCGGCACCGTCCTCAACACTCCAAGCGCGTACTGGGTAGGATGGCTGAATTCGTTGTTTCGTGTGTCTGTCCCGCTGTTCGTGATGCTTTCGGGCTTCTTTCTGTTTCCGGTAAATGACGAAAAGAAATTCTTCCGAAAGCGCTTCAGTAGGGTGTTAGTGCCGTTTGTCGTCTGGTGTGCGCTCTATGCCTTCTATTTTTATTTCCGGGGCAGCGTAACGCTCACTGGCGCATTGATCGACATCCTCAAGATCCCAATAAACTTTGGCACGGAAATAGGGCATCTCTGGTTTGTATACATGCTGCTCGGGATCTACCTGTTCGCGCCTGTGATCTCGCCCTGGGTTCAATCCGCCAGCCGCAGGAGTATGGAGGTCTTCCTCAGCCTTTGGGGACTTACGCTGACGGCTCCGTACATCCATCTCTATTTCCCGGAAATTTGGGGGGAGGCGTATTGGAATCGAACCCCGATGCTTTACTACTTTTCCGGATTCATCGGCTACGCGGTCATGGCGGCCTACATCAAGCGCTTCCTGATGCGGCGCGCGGCGATGCACTCCATCGTGGGCGTGGCATTGATCGTGGTTGGCTACGCGATCACGGCTTCGGGATTCTTACAAAGGCTCCCGGTGGAGCACTCTGTGAGCAGCCTGGAACTTACGTGGGGATTCGAGACGATCAACGTCGCCATGATGACCGTCGGCGTATTCCTTCTGTTCAAGAATATCCAGGCTGCCAACGGCGCCTCGGCGTTCTGGAAACTTGTTCGCGACATATCTCCAAGAACCTACGGTATGTATCTTGCACATATCATGGTCCTGAACGCAGCCTATGGCTTGTTGGATCAACACCTTGGTAGCGCGGCCATCAAATTGCCAGCGATAGCACTCGTAAGCTTTGCCGGCACATACATGTTGGTGAGGGCTCTATCGTTCTTTCCAAGGAGCAAATGGATCTTGGGCTAGTGTGGCGGGCACGCATGTTCGCTGCCGTAATCGTCGCACGCAAACTCCTTCCGTGTGCGGAGAAGTACAGAACAAAAAATGGCGTGGCCGAACGCGGCCACGCCATTTCAACCTATTAGACGGTTTTGTAAACCGTGTCTAGTACCGTGCCGTCCACCCATTTCACAACTGCAACGGGTTCGTTGCTGCGTTCGGGCTTGCGAGGCGCGCCGCCACAGATTTTGTCGATCTCTTCTTTAAGTTCCTCGATCTTGCGTATCGGGAGGCCGCTGCCCTTGCAAGCGTCGATGAGATCCTGACGGCGTGGGTTAATGGCAATGCCGCGCTCGGTGGCGACGACGTCGATCAACTCGCCGGGGCCGGTGAGCGTAGTGACTTCATCGACGATGCTGGGGATGCGATCGCGGAAAGCGGGAATCGCAAGGATCGTGCAGCCCGAGTATAGGCAGTTCTGCCAGCCACCAATGCCGTGGAGCAGCCGTCCGTCTGAGTGCGTGACGACGTTGCCGTTGAAATTGACGTCAACTTCGGTTGCGCCGAGAACGACGGCGTCAACGATGCCGGCAAAGTTTCCCTTGCCATGAAAATTGTAGGACGTGAACGGAGACGTGGGCAGGTGCCGCGGATCGGAGGCGATGGACTTGACGGCGTCGAGGTCGAACGTCTGGCCGTCGAGGATGTAGCCGGTGAGACCTTCCTGCAACATCTGGACGAGATACTTGGTGGAGCCGCCGCGAACGAAGCTGGCCTTCACGTTGGCTTCACGCATGAGTTGCGAGAGGTACTGCACGAAGGCGAGAGCGATACCGCCCGCGCCGGCCTGGAACGAGAAGCCGTCGCGCATGATGCCCGTGACCTTCAGGAAACGCGCCACCATTTCGGCTATGCGCAACCGGTCGGGCGAGCGCGTGATCTGCGTTGTTCCGGAGACGATCTTTGCCGGGTCGCCGATGGACGGCACTTCGACTACGTAATCGACATTGTTGCCCTGAATCTGCCACGGAACACACGGGAACGGAACGAGGTTGTCGGTGACCACGATGACCTTGTCGGCGTAAATCGAATCGCCAAGCGCGAAACCGATCGAGCCGCAGGCCGAGGGTCCGTGCGAACCGTTGGCGTTGCCGAAAGGGTCAGCCGTAGGCGCGGCGATGACGGCAACATCTATGTGCACTTCGCCATCCTGGATCGCTTGCCAACGTCCGCCATGCGAGCGAAGCACGCCGAAGCCACGCATGTTTCCCTGTGTGCAGTAATCGCCGAGCGGGCCGTTCATGGAGCCTTCGATATGGTGAACGACGCCGCTCTTCATGAGATCGATGACGGGCGCGTGGCATGGGAACGATGCGCTCGGGAACCAGCGCAGGTCCTTCACGCCGATGCGTGCGGCTGCGTCCAGCGCTTGTAGGGCAACGCGGTCTCCATCGCGCAGGTGATGGTGCGACGAAATCGTCATGCCGTCGCTGAGGCCGCATTTGCGAAGCGCGGTTTCAATATCAGGCACGCGCTTGTCGCCGTGTTCCGGATAATCGATGTTGGTTGGGATCGGCGGAGCGGCTTTGCGGCCCTCGGGACGGTGCTGGTCGACGCCTTTAAACGGGACCTGATCGAGTCCGTTAACGTGCGTGGGCACGTGGCGTCCTGCAGCATTGCGGACCATCTCAACTTTTTTCTTCGGTGCTTCGCTCACTTGCAAACTCCTTCGCGGATGTGGCGTGCTCGCGCCAGTCCGCACATAACCTCAGCGACTAAACAGCTGCTGAAAAAGTTGCCTTCCGATGTGTCATGCTGAGCGAGGCGAAGCATCTGCTGTTCGACCAAAAGCAGATCCTTCGCTCGCGAAAAAGCCCGCGAGCTCAGGATGACTCAATAAACGATTACGCTTCCTTGACTAATCCCATCTGACGCGCACGCACGACAAGCTTGAGCGCGCGGTTAACGACAGGCGAATCGATCATCTTGCTGCCCAGCGAGACGACGCCGAGTCCGCGCTGCTGCGCGTCTTCAAATGCTGCGACGATCTTTAGCGCCTTCTCAATTTCCTTTTCTGCTGGAGCGAAGGCCGCGTGGATGATCGGAATCTGTGAAGGATGGATGCAGCCCATCCCTTCGAAACCGAGGCTCCGAGAGTTCTCGCCCCACGCGCGGAGTCCGTCCAGATCGGCAACGTCGCCGTACACCGAGTCGATAGCCTGCAGGCCAGCGGCTTTCGCGGCGTTGACGAGGCGTGTGCGCGCGTAAAGCGACTCGGCGCCGGTCGCGGTCTTCACTACTCCGAGGTCGGCGGTGTAATCCTCCAGGCCGATGGTGAGCGCGCAGACGCGGTCGCTTGCCGTCGCAATGGCGAAAGCGTTCTCGATGCCGAGTGCGGATTCGAGAATCGGCATGAGCCAGATGGGGCGCTCGATGCCTTCTCGCAAGCAGATGGCGCGGATGCTGCGATCGACTTCGGCGACCTGCTCTGGCGTCTCAACCTTAGGTATGAGGATGAGGTCGGGCGCTTCGGGAATAACCTCTTCCAGATCGTCCAGGCCGAGCGGAAGCTGGTTGATGCGCACCATGCGCTCCGCCGCACCGAAATCAACGGAGCGCAGAGTGTTGCGCACGAGCACGCGCGAGGTGTCCTTCTCCCCGTGATGCACGGAATCTTCAAGGTCGAGGATGACGGCGTCGGGCGCATGCAGTCCGGCGTTGATGAAGTACTTGGGCTCACTGCCGGGTAGATACAGGCGCGAGCGGCGCAGGCGGTCCTTCGCTGAAGGCGCGCGACGCGAAGCTATCTCGGTAAGCGCGCGGCGGCCAAGGCCCAAGCCGGCGCGATGCGCGGCGGCTTCAATGCGAGCGGCGATCATGAACGGCAGCGCGCCGGCGTCATTGATGACGAGATGAACGTTCGTGATGCCGAGTTCACCGAGCACCTGGCGCGCCTGCTTCTCGATAGCGTCGCCGTAATAGAGTGCAACGCGCGAGTTGATTTCCAGCGTGATGCCGCCGCTCTCGCGCGGTTCGCAGAGGACGTGCAGGTCGGAACGAACGTCTTTACCGAGACGTCCGGCTTCTCCGGCGCGCGGATTCACTTGGGTTGACGTGGCCATATGTCTGTACCTCAGGGGCCATAGCCCCGAGCGAAGCGTAAGCACTTTGGCATGGCTGAAGCCGTGCCCTTGCAGGTTTGTGGACTCGCGCTTGCGCGAGTCCACATGAAAGTCGCAGCCGATCCGGCTGCGCAACCGAACCCTACGCCTTTGTTGCCTTCGCGCTTTCGAGCTTTGCGAGAATGGCATCGGTCATCTGCGTCGTTGAGGCTGCGCCGCTCGCAATCGACTTTGCGCCACCCGAGATGCGCATCATGTCATAGGTGCGTACCTTGCCTTCGGCCACGACATCGGCAATGGCGCGGCGGATACGGTCGGCCTTGTCGTGTTCGCCGACGTGGTCGAGCATCATGACCGCCGACAGGATCATCGCAATCGGGTTCACGATCGGCGGATCGAGCTCGGCGTACTTGGGCGCGGAGCCATGCGTCGGTTCGAAGACAGCGACTTCCTCGCCGATGTTGCCGCTGGCGGCAAATCCGAGTCCGCCAATAAGGCCGGCGAAGGCGTCGGAGATGACATCACCAAAGAGGTTGGAGGCCACGATGACGCCGTACTCCTCCGGGTTCTTTGTGAGCCACATCGTCTGCGCGTCGATGTTCGTGGACCAGAGAGAGATGCCGGGATAATTTTTGCTGACTTCCTTGGCGACGTCTTCCATCATGCCGCTGGTTTCACGCAGCACGTTGGGCTTTTCGCAAATAGTCACCGACTTGTAGCCGTACTTCTGAGCGTATTCAAATGCGGCATTGCAGATGCGTCGCGCGTTCGTGCGGGTAATGATGCGCACGGAGATGGCGAGATCTTCACCTTTCACGTCGGCGAAGGCCTTGAACTTGGGGTGAGTTGCGAGTGCTGCGCGAACCTGCTCGGGCGGGTTCGTCCACTCGACGCCGGCGTAGAGGCCTTCCGTGTTCTGGCGGAAGACAACAACATTGACGCGCGGCTCTTCGAATCCTCCGTCGGACTTTTTGCGAATGAAGTTCAGAGGATTGCCGGGGAATCCAATGCAGGGGCGCATGCAGATGTCTAGATTGAAAATCTGACGCATGCTGACAATGGGACTGAAGTACGAAACCTTGCCCCGCAGTTCCGGGTTGAGTTCGGCTTCGGCGGCCTTCTTCGGCTTCGAGGTGATGGCGCCAAAAAGGCCGAGCTTGTGCTTCCGCAGCAGTTCAATGGTGCGGTCGGGAAGCGGGTTCCCTTCCTTGCGCCATGACTCCCAGCCGATGTCGCCGTGAACATAATCGGCGTCAAAGCCGACGGTGTTGAGGACGCGAATCGCCTCGGGCAAAACCTGGTTTCCGATGCCGTCGCCCGGCATGCTAACGACTGTGTACTTAGGCATAAATTCGATCTCCAATCTCAGATTCCGTTTTCTA from Clostridia bacterium carries:
- a CDS encoding citrate lyase subunit alpha, with protein sequence MVRNAAGRHVPTHVNGLDQVPFKGVDQHRPEGRKAAPPIPTNIDYPEHGDKRVPDIETALRKCGLSDGMTISSHHHLRDGDRVALQALDAAARIGVKDLRWFPSASFPCHAPVIDLMKSGVVHHIEGSMNGPLGDYCTQGNMRGFGVLRSHGGRWQAIQDGEVHIDVAVIAAPTADPFGNANGSHGPSACGSIGFALGDSIYADKVIVVTDNLVPFPCVPWQIQGNNVDYVVEVPSIGDPAKIVSGTTQITRSPDRLRIAEMVARFLKVTGIMRDGFSFQAGAGGIALAFVQYLSQLMREANVKASFVRGGSTKYLVQMLQEGLTGYILDGQTFDLDAVKSIASDPRHLPTSPFTSYNFHGKGNFAGIVDAVVLGATEVDVNFNGNVVTHSDGRLLHGIGGWQNCLYSGCTILAIPAFRDRIPSIVDEVTTLTGPGELIDVVATERGIAINPRRQDLIDACKGSGLPIRKIEELKEEIDKICGGAPRKPERSNEPVAVVKWVDGTVLDTVYKTV
- a CDS encoding aldolase/citrate lyase family protein, which translates into the protein MATSTQVNPRAGEAGRLGKDVRSDLHVLCEPRESGGITLEINSRVALYYGDAIEKQARQVLGELGITNVHLVINDAGALPFMIAARIEAAAHRAGLGLGRRALTEIASRRAPSAKDRLRRSRLYLPGSEPKYFINAGLHAPDAVILDLEDSVHHGEKDTSRVLVRNTLRSVDFGAAERMVRINQLPLGLDDLEEVIPEAPDLILIPKVETPEQVAEVDRSIRAICLREGIERPIWLMPILESALGIENAFAIATASDRVCALTIGLEDYTADLGVVKTATGAESLYARTRLVNAAKAAGLQAIDSVYGDVADLDGLRAWGENSRSLGFEGMGCIHPSQIPIIHAAFAPAEKEIEKALKIVAAFEDAQQRGLGVVSLGSKMIDSPVVNRALKLVVRARQMGLVKEA
- a CDS encoding isocitrate/isopropylmalate family dehydrogenase gives rise to the protein MPKYTVVSMPGDGIGNQVLPEAIRVLNTVGFDADYVHGDIGWESWRKEGNPLPDRTIELLRKHKLGLFGAITSKPKKAAEAELNPELRGKVSYFSPIVSMRQIFNLDICMRPCIGFPGNPLNFIRKKSDGGFEEPRVNVVVFRQNTEGLYAGVEWTNPPEQVRAALATHPKFKAFADVKGEDLAISVRIITRTNARRICNAAFEYAQKYGYKSVTICEKPNVLRETSGMMEDVAKEVSKNYPGISLWSTNIDAQTMWLTKNPEEYGVIVASNLFGDVISDAFAGLIGGLGFAASGNIGEEVAVFEPTHGSAPKYAELDPPIVNPIAMILSAVMMLDHVGEHDKADRIRRAIADVVAEGKVRTYDMMRISGGAKSIASGAASTTQMTDAILAKLESAKATKA